One Paenibacillus crassostreae DNA segment encodes these proteins:
- a CDS encoding methyl-accepting chemotaxis protein → MNRIESLETVVAMVPILKAAVPAELSIAICDTEKFIAYWPGENIDLKICVGQSLQQEEPLSQAIREDIALRSEVSAAFYGFEFTGTATPLHDSNGHVIGGIAIQLRKQSELIAIAEQMSSSLTQATNQLSEVTEGSVVLAESAMQLLTLAHRTAEHVNEADKVVSIVRRVADQTHLLGINAAIEAAHAGDRGRGFGIIADEIRKLSNGTLTSTNSIQDTLKTFEEAINGMRVSIESMTATIERQSTSSRQIFEFIEEVHRMSEQLNQFAKRL, encoded by the coding sequence ATGAACAGAATTGAATCGCTGGAAACTGTGGTTGCAATGGTTCCAATTCTAAAAGCTGCAGTTCCTGCAGAATTATCGATTGCTATTTGTGACACAGAAAAATTTATTGCTTATTGGCCTGGCGAAAATATTGATTTAAAGATATGCGTCGGACAATCGTTACAGCAAGAAGAACCGTTATCGCAGGCAATTCGAGAAGATATTGCATTAAGGTCGGAAGTATCTGCAGCATTTTATGGGTTTGAATTTACGGGGACAGCAACACCACTTCATGATTCTAATGGCCATGTAATCGGAGGTATAGCCATTCAGCTTCGAAAACAAAGTGAATTAATAGCGATTGCCGAACAAATGTCGAGTTCGTTAACACAGGCCACCAATCAGCTCTCTGAGGTCACAGAAGGTTCGGTTGTACTGGCGGAGTCTGCCATGCAGCTTCTTACGCTCGCCCATCGAACGGCAGAACATGTAAATGAAGCGGACAAAGTTGTATCGATTGTCAGAAGAGTAGCGGATCAGACTCACTTACTAGGCATTAATGCGGCAATTGAAGCAGCTCATGCAGGGGATCGAGGAAGAGGATTCGGTATTATAGCCGATGAGATACGGAAATTGTCCAATGGAACGCTTACTTCCACGAATTCAATTCAGGATACACTAAAAACATTCGAAGAGGCAATAAACGGAATGCGCGTATCCATTGAAAGTATGACGGCAACCATTGAACGCCAGTCCACGTCATCCCGACAGATTTTTGAATTTATTGAAGAGGTTCATCGGATGTCGGAGCAGCTAAATCAATTCGCAAAAAGATTATAA
- a CDS encoding mechanosensitive ion channel family protein, producing MEFIRSQLARFGISSQTVDYLSNTIMVIFIAGVCILVNYIAKKIVLKVIIHIITNNRYTWDNIILEKKVFHKISHIVPAIILYYSGAVFPVYQYWIEKGALTYMMIVTIAILNALLNAFDDIYRSFAISKVRPIKGYIQVVKIILFIIGSIVIISNLIGQNPLIILSGLGALSAVLMLIFKDSILGLVAGIQLSSNDMVRVGDWIEMPKYNADGDVIDITLNTVKVMNFDKTITMIPSYALISDSFKNWRGMQVSGGRRIKRCIYIDTSSIHFCTEEMIEEFKKIHFLSEYITTRVSEIEEYNTDNQINTSNKVNGRQLTNIGVFRVYIHQYLKNHPKINKQMTLLVRQLAPGDSGLPMEIYAFSNDTDWAVYESIQSDIFDHIYAVAPALGIRLFQSPTGYDITQIERNPAHFGDENSQKWQKGM from the coding sequence ATGGAATTCATAAGAAGTCAATTAGCTAGATTCGGAATAAGTTCACAAACTGTTGATTATCTTTCAAATACCATCATGGTCATTTTTATAGCTGGGGTCTGTATACTGGTTAATTATATAGCCAAAAAAATAGTTCTGAAGGTTATTATTCATATCATTACGAACAATCGGTACACGTGGGATAATATAATTTTGGAGAAAAAAGTTTTTCACAAGATATCTCATATCGTTCCTGCCATCATTCTCTATTATTCTGGGGCTGTATTTCCCGTCTATCAATATTGGATTGAAAAGGGCGCATTAACTTATATGATGATTGTGACCATAGCGATCCTTAATGCGCTGCTGAATGCCTTTGATGATATATACCGTTCATTTGCAATATCCAAGGTCAGACCAATCAAGGGATATATTCAGGTTGTGAAGATCATTCTATTTATCATTGGTAGCATAGTGATTATCTCGAACCTCATCGGCCAGAATCCGTTAATCATTCTCAGTGGTCTTGGTGCATTATCGGCTGTTCTGATGTTAATTTTTAAGGACTCGATATTAGGCCTAGTGGCAGGCATTCAATTGTCATCCAACGATATGGTACGTGTTGGTGACTGGATTGAGATGCCTAAATACAATGCAGACGGTGACGTCATTGATATCACATTGAATACTGTGAAGGTTATGAATTTTGATAAAACTATCACTATGATCCCTAGCTATGCTCTGATTTCAGACTCTTTTAAAAATTGGAGAGGTATGCAAGTTTCTGGTGGTAGAAGGATTAAGCGTTGTATCTATATAGACACAAGCAGCATACATTTCTGCACGGAGGAAATGATTGAGGAATTTAAGAAGATTCATTTTCTATCGGAATATATAACGACAAGAGTAAGTGAAATCGAAGAGTATAATACGGACAATCAAATTAATACATCCAATAAAGTAAACGGAAGACAGCTTACCAACATTGGTGTATTCAGAGTGTATATACATCAATATCTCAAGAATCATCCCAAAATCAATAAACAAATGACGCTCCTTGTTAGGCAGTTAGCGCCAGGGGATAGTGGGTTGCCGATGGAAATTTACGCTTTCAGCAACGATACCGATTGGGCGGTATATGAATCAATTCAGTCGGATATCTTTGATCACATTTATGCAGTGGCACCGGCATTGGGGATTCGGCTTTTCCAAAGTCCGACAGGATATGATATTACTCAAATAGAACGTAATCCTGCACATTTTGGAGATGAGAATAGCCAGAAATGGCAAAAGGGAATGTAG
- the rnr gene encoding ribonuclease R: MITEEEILNFMRETAYKPMTYQELEQHFRIDKAQDFKEFVKELNLLEQDGKVILTRTNRYGVPERMDLIRGRLQAHAKGFAFLIPDDREHPDVYINANDLKGAMNGDIVLVRVTSKSAAGGKLEGEVVRIVKRAVTQVVGVFQNNESYGFVLPDDKRINRDIFIPKDAFNGAVDGEKVVVRIVNYPEGRSAAEGEVAEILGHKDDPGVDIISIIRKHQLPEAFPEEVMSEAELAPDTITEEEILKQGRRDLRHKTIVTIDGEDAKDLDDAVNVELLPNGHYLLGVHIADVGYYVREGSELDKEAYDRGCSVYLVDRVIPMLPHRLSNGICSLNPQVDRLTLSCEMEFNEQMKVVNHDVFTSVIRTKERMTYNNVRKILEGEEPELLERYSDLVDNFHQMKELALRLRGNRMRRGAVDFDFVESKVIVDENGKAIDIVKRERSIAEQIIEEFMLAANETVAEHFHWLKVPFIYRIHENPDQEKLQNFLAFAENFGYHVKGRGNAIHPRALQGLLEDIQGTKEQTVISTMMLRSMKQAKYDAETSGHFGLAAEYYSHFTSPIRRYPDLAIHRVIREVIENKGVLSDKRQEYLASRMPDVAKQSSERERVAVDAERDTDQLKKAEYMLDKVGEEFEGMISSVTSFGMFIELENTVEGLIRLSALTDDYYHFNEQVMSLIGERTSKVFRIGDEVKIRVARVNMDDHTIDFELVDMKPRSEGSSGGRGGRPQGSAGGFNRGPGRGGKNGSRGGKGAGSKANGASKVFGAKSGGAKAAGANGGGKKKSMDMIGNAVAGNSTPKDTVAKKSSANGTRSKKKNGGFNGIKGVVKPVSGNGAGVVAEAVNPSIPTENGNAVKRSSGAPKREGGNSGKKGAGRKRDRGAGAPAGRYDALQTSRGPGFAFGSGKGGYGAASSSTSEAGRSDSSSAEGSARKGSGRGGIFLGGDATPGSGAGKE; encoded by the coding sequence ATGATAACAGAAGAAGAAATATTAAATTTTATGCGGGAGACTGCATATAAACCAATGACTTATCAAGAATTAGAACAACATTTCCGTATTGATAAGGCGCAAGATTTCAAGGAATTTGTAAAGGAATTGAATCTCCTTGAACAAGATGGGAAAGTAATTCTTACGCGTACGAATCGTTATGGCGTACCGGAACGAATGGATCTTATACGTGGTCGTTTACAGGCACACGCTAAGGGATTTGCCTTCCTAATTCCTGATGACCGGGAGCATCCCGATGTATACATTAATGCGAATGATCTTAAAGGTGCTATGAATGGTGATATCGTTCTAGTCCGAGTGACGTCTAAGAGTGCAGCCGGTGGTAAGCTTGAAGGAGAAGTTGTTCGTATTGTGAAGCGCGCTGTTACACAAGTCGTAGGCGTGTTCCAGAACAATGAGTCATACGGCTTCGTATTACCTGATGATAAGCGGATTAATCGAGATATATTTATACCTAAGGATGCATTTAATGGTGCTGTAGATGGCGAGAAGGTTGTTGTGCGGATTGTGAATTATCCCGAGGGTCGTTCGGCTGCAGAAGGTGAAGTGGCTGAGATTCTAGGTCATAAGGATGATCCGGGCGTTGATATTATCTCAATTATTCGTAAGCATCAATTGCCTGAGGCTTTTCCTGAAGAAGTTATGTCAGAGGCGGAACTTGCACCTGATACGATTACAGAGGAAGAGATTCTTAAGCAAGGTCGGCGTGATCTACGTCATAAAACCATTGTTACCATTGATGGTGAAGATGCGAAAGATCTTGATGATGCGGTGAATGTGGAGCTTTTACCGAATGGTCACTATCTGCTTGGCGTGCATATCGCCGATGTAGGTTATTATGTTCGTGAAGGTTCCGAATTGGATAAAGAAGCCTATGATCGCGGGTGTAGCGTGTATTTAGTTGATCGGGTTATTCCGATGCTGCCACACCGTCTTTCTAATGGGATTTGTAGTCTTAATCCACAGGTGGACAGGTTAACTCTGTCATGCGAAATGGAATTTAACGAACAGATGAAAGTAGTCAATCATGACGTATTCACCAGCGTAATTAGAACGAAAGAAAGAATGACTTATAATAATGTACGTAAGATTCTTGAGGGTGAAGAACCAGAATTGTTGGAACGTTATAGTGATCTAGTCGATAACTTCCATCAGATGAAGGAACTTGCTTTGAGATTACGTGGGAATCGGATGCGTCGTGGTGCCGTGGATTTCGATTTCGTTGAATCTAAAGTTATCGTCGATGAGAATGGTAAGGCTATAGACATTGTTAAAAGAGAGCGCTCCATCGCGGAGCAAATCATAGAGGAATTCATGCTTGCTGCGAATGAGACGGTAGCGGAGCATTTCCATTGGTTGAAGGTTCCATTCATCTATCGTATTCATGAGAATCCAGATCAAGAGAAGTTACAGAACTTTTTAGCATTTGCAGAGAATTTCGGATACCATGTCAAAGGTCGTGGTAATGCAATTCATCCAAGAGCACTGCAAGGACTTCTTGAAGATATTCAAGGTACGAAAGAGCAGACAGTTATTAGTACAATGATGTTACGTTCTATGAAGCAAGCGAAATACGACGCTGAGACATCGGGCCATTTCGGACTAGCAGCAGAATATTATTCGCATTTCACATCGCCTATTCGTCGGTATCCCGATCTAGCGATACACCGTGTTATTCGTGAAGTAATCGAGAATAAAGGTGTATTGTCAGATAAGCGTCAAGAATATTTGGCTTCTCGTATGCCAGATGTTGCGAAGCAATCTTCAGAACGTGAACGTGTTGCTGTAGATGCAGAAAGAGATACAGACCAACTGAAGAAAGCAGAATATATGCTGGATAAGGTTGGTGAAGAATTTGAAGGTATGATCAGTAGTGTAACGAGTTTCGGTATGTTTATTGAGTTAGAGAATACGGTTGAAGGACTCATTCGCTTGAGTGCATTGACAGATGATTATTATCATTTCAATGAACAGGTAATGTCGTTAATCGGAGAACGTACCTCTAAAGTATTCCGTATTGGTGATGAAGTGAAGATCCGTGTAGCCCGCGTTAATATGGATGATCATACGATTGATTTTGAATTGGTTGATATGAAACCACGCAGTGAAGGAAGCTCAGGAGGACGAGGTGGTCGTCCACAAGGGTCAGCTGGTGGGTTTAATAGAGGTCCCGGACGAGGTGGCAAGAATGGATCTCGTGGCGGTAAGGGCGCTGGAAGTAAAGCGAATGGAGCAAGTAAAGTATTTGGAGCAAAGAGCGGAGGCGCCAAGGCGGCTGGTGCAAATGGCGGAGGTAAGAAGAAGTCTATGGATATGATCGGTAATGCAGTGGCTGGGAATAGCACACCTAAGGATACAGTTGCTAAGAAATCAAGTGCAAATGGCACTAGAAGTAAAAAGAAGAACGGCGGATTTAATGGAATTAAGGGCGTAGTGAAGCCAGTTAGCGGCAATGGTGCAGGTGTGGTAGCCGAAGCTGTGAATCCTTCCATTCCGACTGAGAATGGTAATGCGGTGAAACGAAGTAGTGGAGCGCCTAAACGCGAAGGTGGAAATAGTGGTAAAAAAGGTGCTGGACGTAAGCGGGATCGTGGAGCAGGTGCTCCAGCAGGGCGGTACGATGCCTTGCAAACATCGCGCGGACCTGGCTTCGCCTTCGGTTCAGGTAAGGGAGGATATGGAGCAGCCTCTTCTTCAACTAGTGAAGCTGGACGTTCTGATAGTTCGTCCGCTGAGGGTAGTGCGCGTAAGGGTTCGGGTAGAGGTGGAATCTTCCTTGGTGGGGATGCAACACCTGGTAGTGGTGCAGGTAAGGAATAA
- a CDS encoding nitroreductase family protein encodes MNEVMQVIRQHRSIRKFKNIPLIDEQIEAIVDVAQMAPTSAHMQPFSIIGITDQELRKKIAVHSENPSIEECGYFFIFCADLYRIMLAASPEQQEKMGHNLSFSYFYQTAVLSTALALQNANVTAESMGLGAVIIGGINEALPALDEWLGLPDFVIPLVGLAVGIPDELPEQKPRLPRSAVFFENRYDLDLKEKAKDMTGKSEYYGARTNNKQRASWSGKFIAMLDKDLPLGGYTEYVKSKGFDLK; translated from the coding sequence ATGAATGAGGTCATGCAAGTGATCCGCCAGCATCGCTCCATCCGTAAGTTTAAAAATATTCCGTTGATTGACGAGCAAATCGAAGCCATTGTCGATGTAGCGCAAATGGCACCGACCTCGGCACATATGCAGCCGTTCTCGATCATCGGCATTACCGATCAGGAACTGCGGAAGAAGATCGCGGTGCATTCAGAAAATCCGTCGATTGAGGAATGTGGGTACTTTTTTATATTTTGCGCCGATCTCTATCGGATAATGCTGGCCGCCAGCCCTGAACAACAAGAAAAAATGGGTCATAACCTGAGCTTCTCGTATTTTTACCAAACCGCTGTGCTGAGTACCGCGCTTGCCCTGCAAAATGCCAATGTGACGGCCGAATCGATGGGGCTCGGAGCCGTGATCATCGGCGGAATTAACGAGGCTCTGCCCGCACTGGACGAATGGCTTGGCCTGCCGGACTTCGTCATTCCATTGGTCGGTCTTGCAGTAGGCATTCCCGACGAACTCCCCGAGCAAAAGCCACGGTTACCACGGTCTGCCGTATTTTTTGAAAACCGGTATGATCTCGATCTTAAAGAAAAGGCGAAAGATATGACCGGGAAATCGGAGTACTACGGCGCGCGAACGAATAACAAACAAAGGGCAAGCTGGTCCGGGAAATTCATCGCTATGCTGGATAAAGATTTGCCGTTGGGCGGGTATACGGAATACGTAAAAAGTAAAGGATTTGATTTGAAATAA
- a CDS encoding polysaccharide deacetylase family protein, translating into MAKLSLVHKVLTQEKAVAFTFDDGPHPLYTKQILDIFRSNNGKATFFMIGQEINAFEDIATEVHLAGHEIANHTYSHPDMTKLTVDEARAELQQADERIRKLTGKPVLNFRPPFFGVNDDILLLAAEFGYHSIGAVNGEAKDWEQPGVDFILDHTRPTIENGSIFLFHDGYGERSQTIKAVQVLVEELAAEGYRFLTVSELLGLANPQL; encoded by the coding sequence ATGGCCAAATTATCGTTAGTACATAAGGTCCTAACCCAGGAAAAGGCCGTCGCTTTTACGTTTGATGATGGCCCGCATCCGTTATACACGAAACAGATTCTGGATATCTTCCGCAGCAATAATGGTAAAGCGACCTTTTTTATGATCGGTCAAGAGATCAATGCGTTCGAGGATATCGCAACAGAGGTTCATCTTGCCGGGCATGAGATTGCCAATCATACATACTCGCATCCTGATATGACAAAATTGACGGTAGACGAGGCGCGGGCTGAATTGCAGCAGGCGGATGAGAGGATTCGTAAGTTGACGGGAAAGCCTGTATTGAACTTCAGACCACCGTTTTTTGGTGTTAATGACGATATTCTTTTGCTTGCAGCAGAGTTCGGATACCACTCAATCGGTGCCGTGAACGGTGAGGCGAAGGATTGGGAACAACCTGGTGTTGACTTTATTCTGGATCATACGAGACCAACCATCGAAAATGGTAGTATATTTTTGTTTCATGACGGGTATGGCGAACGTTCTCAAACGATTAAAGCTGTTCAGGTATTGGTAGAAGAGCTTGCTGCCGAAGGTTATCGGTTCTTGACCGTAAGCGAGCTACTTGGACTCGCTAATCCCCAGCTATAA
- the smpB gene encoding SsrA-binding protein SmpB, translated as MGKNNSDGKVLAQNKKASHDYFIEETYEAGMVLTGTEIKSLRNGRSNIGDAFATIRNGEIQIHNMHISPFEQGNRSNPIDPTRTRKLLMHKAQIRKLIGLSKQEGYTIVPLKIYIRNGYAKLLLGLGRGKKQYDKRDTAAKRDAQRDIQRALREKQKIAR; from the coding sequence ATGGGTAAGAATAATAGTGACGGGAAGGTCTTGGCCCAGAACAAGAAAGCTTCCCATGATTACTTTATAGAGGAAACGTATGAAGCAGGTATGGTGCTGACGGGGACTGAGATTAAGTCGCTACGTAATGGTAGATCCAATATCGGGGATGCGTTTGCTACGATTCGTAATGGTGAGATTCAGATCCACAATATGCACATTAGTCCTTTTGAGCAAGGGAACCGTAGTAATCCCATTGATCCTACGAGGACACGTAAATTGCTGATGCATAAGGCACAAATCAGGAAGTTGATTGGACTATCGAAGCAAGAGGGTTATACGATTGTTCCGCTAAAGATCTATATCCGTAATGGTTATGCTAAGCTTCTATTAGGTCTCGGTCGCGGGAAGAAACAATATGACAAACGCGATACAGCAGCTAAGCGCGATGCACAACGTGATATTCAACGTGCGCTTCGTGAGAAACAGAAGATTGCGCGGTAA
- the gpmI gene encoding 2,3-bisphosphoglycerate-independent phosphoglycerate mutase, whose product MSAPRPVALIIMDGFGLRNTTEGNAVAQAKKPNYDRLMNQYPNSTLIACGEAVGLPEGQMGNSEVGHLNIGAGRIVYQNLTRISKSIRDGDFFENATLVDAVRSAKNNNKKLHLYGLLSDGGVHSHIEHIFAMLDLAKKEGLDEVYIHAFLDGRDVAPDSGRQFIEQLNAKIKEVGVGTIATVQGRYYAMDRDKRWERVEKSYRAIVYGEGPKYTDALQAVIESYEKSVFDEFVEPTVIVDEQGQPLSTLNSGDSVVFLNFRPDRAIQLSQVFTNKDFRGFERGPKFPEQLHFVCMTMFSETVEGYVAYEPKNLDNTLGEVLVQNNKKQLRIAETEKYPHVTFFFSGGRDVELPGETRILINSPKVATYDLQPEMSAYEVADACVKEIEAENHDAIILNFANPDMVGHSGMLEPTIKAVEVTDECMGRVVDAVIAKGGVAIIIADHGNADMVFDEAGRPFTAHTTNPVPFILTASDVVLRDGGILADVAPTILDLMQLPQPAEMTGQSMIASRK is encoded by the coding sequence ATGTCAGCACCAAGACCGGTAGCCTTAATTATTATGGATGGTTTCGGATTGCGCAATACTACTGAAGGTAATGCTGTAGCGCAAGCTAAGAAACCGAACTATGACCGTTTGATGAACCAATATCCGAACTCCACGCTTATTGCATGTGGCGAAGCTGTTGGATTACCTGAAGGGCAAATGGGTAACTCTGAGGTTGGTCATCTTAATATTGGTGCAGGGCGTATTGTCTATCAGAACCTGACGCGCATTTCGAAATCCATTCGTGATGGTGATTTCTTCGAGAATGCTACATTGGTTGATGCGGTTCGTAGTGCGAAGAACAATAATAAGAAATTGCATTTGTATGGCCTACTGTCAGATGGAGGCGTACATAGTCACATTGAACATATATTTGCGATGTTGGATCTGGCAAAGAAAGAAGGATTAGATGAAGTCTACATCCATGCTTTCCTAGATGGTCGTGATGTTGCTCCGGACTCAGGCAGACAGTTCATTGAGCAATTGAACGCTAAGATCAAAGAGGTTGGTGTCGGTACCATTGCAACGGTACAAGGACGCTACTATGCTATGGACCGTGATAAACGTTGGGAACGTGTTGAGAAATCATATCGTGCTATCGTTTATGGTGAAGGACCTAAGTATACAGACGCTCTTCAAGCGGTAATCGAATCTTATGAGAAGTCAGTCTTTGATGAATTCGTAGAACCAACGGTTATTGTGGATGAGCAAGGACAGCCATTGTCTACACTGAATAGTGGAGATTCTGTCGTGTTCTTAAACTTCCGTCCTGATCGCGCGATCCAATTGTCGCAAGTATTCACGAATAAAGACTTCCGCGGTTTCGAACGTGGACCGAAATTCCCTGAACAACTACATTTTGTATGTATGACAATGTTTAGTGAAACGGTAGAAGGTTATGTTGCTTATGAACCGAAGAACCTAGATAATACACTTGGGGAAGTATTGGTACAGAACAATAAGAAACAACTTCGTATTGCTGAAACAGAGAAATATCCGCATGTCACTTTCTTTTTCAGTGGCGGACGTGATGTGGAACTGCCAGGTGAGACGCGTATCCTCATCAATTCACCAAAAGTCGCTACGTATGATTTACAACCAGAGATGAGCGCTTATGAAGTGGCTGATGCTTGTGTGAAAGAGATTGAAGCAGAGAATCACGATGCTATTATTCTAAATTTCGCTAATCCGGACATGGTAGGACACTCAGGTATGCTTGAGCCAACCATCAAAGCCGTTGAAGTGACTGATGAATGTATGGGCAGAGTTGTAGATGCTGTCATTGCAAAAGGCGGGGTAGCGATCATTATTGCTGATCACGGTAACGCTGATATGGTATTTGATGAGGCTGGACGTCCATTTACTGCACATACTACGAATCCTGTTCCGTTTATCTTAACAGCATCCGATGTGGTATTGCGTGATGGAGGTATCCTGGCTGATGTTGCACCTACGATCTTAGATCTAATGCAATTACCGCAACCTGCAGAGATGACTGGTCAATCCATGATTGCAAGTCGTAAGTAG
- a CDS encoding 2OG-Fe(II) oxygenase: MIGNTTEKERTIFDHAGNTIKTEDREIRIIAKYEEPLVVVLGNVLSDEECDELINHSREQLQRSKIGQDHAVNQIRTSSGVFCEENETVTRIEKRFSQIMNIPVENSDGLQILLYTPGQEYQPHYDFFAETSRASTNNRISTLVMYLNDVEDGGETTFPMLNLSIFPSKGMAVYFEYFYSNHELNDLTLHAGTPVIKGEKWVATMWMRRQVFRFS, translated from the coding sequence ATGATAGGGAATACGACGGAGAAAGAGCGGACGATATTTGATCATGCTGGAAATACGATCAAGACAGAAGATCGAGAGATTCGAATTATTGCCAAGTATGAGGAACCTCTGGTTGTCGTATTAGGAAATGTTCTTAGTGATGAGGAATGCGATGAGCTAATTAATCATTCTAGGGAACAATTGCAACGTTCAAAGATAGGCCAAGATCATGCGGTCAATCAAATTAGAACGAGTAGCGGGGTTTTCTGTGAGGAGAATGAGACGGTTACAAGAATCGAGAAGCGATTCTCTCAAATTATGAATATTCCTGTTGAGAATAGTGATGGCTTGCAAATTCTGCTGTATACCCCTGGCCAAGAGTATCAACCTCATTATGATTTCTTCGCAGAAACGAGTCGAGCAAGTACCAACAATCGAATTAGTACGCTCGTGATGTATTTGAATGATGTAGAGGATGGCGGAGAAACGACATTCCCCATGCTTAATTTATCTATTTTTCCTAGCAAAGGCATGGCGGTCTACTTCGAATATTTTTACAGTAATCATGAATTAAACGATCTTACCTTGCATGCAGGTACACCAGTGATCAAAGGGGAAAAGTGGGTTGCAACGATGTGGATGAGAAGACAAGTCTTTCGCTTCTCCTAG
- the eno gene encoding phosphopyruvate hydratase codes for MTIISDVYAREVLDSRGNPTVEVEVYLESGALGRAIVPSGASTGAHEAVELRDGDKSRYLGKGVLQAVKNVNEIISPEVIGMDALDQLGIDKLMIALDGTHNKGKLGANAILAVSMAVARAAAEALDIPLYVYLGGFNAKQLPVPMMNIINGGEHADNNIDVQEFMVLPVGAPSFKEALRTGAEIFHNLKAVLQAKGLSTAVGDEGGFAPNLGSNEEAITTIIEAIEKAGYKPGVDVFLGMDVASTEFYKDGKYTLAGEGKSYTSAEYVDLLASWVDKYPIITIEDGMSEDDWDGWKLLTEKLGDKIQLVGDDLFVTNTDRLGKGIEEGIGNSILIKVNQIGTLTETFDAIEMAKRAGYTAVISHRSGESEDSTIADIAVATNAGQIKTGAPSRTDRIAKYNQLLRIEDQLGELAQYSGMKSFYNLKK; via the coding sequence ATGACTATTATTTCAGACGTGTATGCTCGCGAAGTCCTAGACTCTCGTGGTAACCCAACAGTTGAGGTTGAAGTTTACTTAGAATCCGGTGCTCTTGGCCGTGCGATCGTTCCATCTGGTGCATCTACTGGTGCCCATGAAGCCGTTGAGCTTCGTGATGGTGACAAATCTCGTTACCTTGGTAAAGGTGTATTGCAAGCTGTAAAGAACGTGAACGAAATTATTTCCCCTGAAGTGATTGGTATGGATGCATTAGATCAATTGGGAATCGATAAATTGATGATCGCTCTTGATGGAACTCATAACAAAGGTAAATTGGGCGCAAATGCAATTCTAGCTGTGTCTATGGCAGTAGCTCGTGCAGCTGCTGAAGCTTTGGATATCCCATTGTATGTATACCTTGGTGGATTCAATGCGAAACAATTGCCAGTACCAATGATGAACATCATCAATGGTGGTGAGCATGCTGACAACAACATCGATGTTCAAGAGTTCATGGTTCTTCCTGTTGGAGCTCCTTCATTCAAAGAAGCCCTTCGTACAGGTGCTGAAATTTTCCACAACCTTAAAGCCGTTCTTCAAGCAAAAGGTTTGAGTACAGCTGTAGGTGACGAAGGTGGTTTCGCGCCGAACCTTGGTTCGAATGAAGAAGCAATCACTACAATCATCGAAGCTATCGAAAAAGCTGGTTACAAACCAGGCGTTGACGTATTCCTAGGTATGGATGTTGCTTCTACTGAGTTCTACAAAGACGGTAAATACACACTTGCTGGCGAAGGTAAATCTTACACTTCCGCTGAGTATGTTGACCTTCTTGCTTCATGGGTTGATAAATACCCTATCATTACAATCGAAGACGGTATGTCCGAAGATGACTGGGATGGTTGGAAATTGCTTACTGAAAAATTAGGCGACAAAATCCAACTTGTTGGAGATGACTTGTTCGTAACGAACACTGATCGCCTTGGCAAAGGGATTGAAGAAGGTATTGGTAACTCTATCTTGATCAAAGTTAACCAAATCGGTACATTGACTGAAACATTTGATGCTATCGAAATGGCAAAACGCGCTGGTTACACAGCTGTTATCTCTCACCGTTCTGGTGAATCAGAAGATAGCACCATTGCTGACATCGCTGTTGCAACTAATGCTGGTCAAATTAAGACGGGTGCTCCTTCTCGTACAGACCGTATTGCTAAATACAATCAATTACTTCGTATCGAAGATCAATTGGGTGAATTGGCTCAATACAGCGGTATGAAATCTTTCTACAACTTGAAGAAATAA
- the secG gene encoding preprotein translocase subunit SecG, with the protein MEIFLQVLLAVFSIGLIAVVLLQKGKSAGLSGAISGGAEHLFGKSKARGMDLVLQRVTVAMAAGFFIVAIAVAVVM; encoded by the coding sequence ATGGAAATCTTTTTACAAGTGTTGTTAGCAGTTTTCTCCATTGGTCTGATCGCGGTGGTTCTTTTACAAAAGGGGAAGAGCGCAGGTCTTTCCGGTGCCATCTCCGGCGGAGCAGAACATCTCTTTGGTAAATCGAAAGCACGTGGCATGGACTTGGTTCTTCAGCGTGTAACCGTTGCAATGGCAGCAGGATTCTTTATTGTAGCAATCGCTGTAGCTGTCGTTATGTAA